AAATCTGCTCAAGGAGATCCGGGCGGGCCTGCAGCGCGCTCGGCGTCTGTCCGAACCAGCGCCGTATCTCGCGTGTCAAATGCGCCTGGTCGCTATACCCGCTCGCGTAGGCGATCTCGGTCAGGGATTGCCCGCTCTTCAGGAGCCCGCCGGCCCGCCGCGCCCGTGCCAGCAGGCGCCAATAGTCCGGTGCAGGCAATCCCAACACCCTGACCTGCCTCTGCAACGTGCGTTTCGACACCCCCAGATCCGCCGCAACGCTCTCGACACTGGCCCCGGGTTCGACCAGCGCCAGCAGGATTTCCTCACCTGGCCCTCCGGCACTTTCCCGGGCCGCCAGTTCATTGCCGAGCATCTCCTCCGCCCGGCCGCAATCGCGCTCGATCTCGGCCAGAACGGTCGGCCTGATGGTTGTTCCAGGCCGTAACCGGTACCCGGTGATCTCCGTCCCGGCAGCAAGCTGCGCCACCCGCGGCCGCAGATCCAGCTCCGTCAGGACGATTTTCGCGCGCGCGCCGGGCGCACGGACAATCAGCACGTCGCGGCAGCCGTCGGGGAAGACGGGTGAGCGTTGGACTGCGGTGGTGCGATGGCGCCAGAGTTGGAATGGAATCGTGTGGGGCATAGACCAACCTGACTACAACCAATTGAATTTGCTTGGTATATGCATGAAACAAGGGACGAATAAGCACGCCTGCGACGATAAAGCTATCTGAACAGAATGTGTGGCTCCCCGCAATATTGCAGGATGGCGGCGCCGCGGAGATTGGGACTGAAAGCAACCCATTCGGCGATCACATCGCGATAGCGTGTCGCATTTCATCAATGCTTGACCGGAGAAAGACAATTGAACGACTTGGTGATGATAGGATCTGAAGCACAAACCTTTTTTCGACATTCAAATCCAAGAGACCCACTGTTTCCTCGAAGCGATAAGATTGACTGGCAATACCTGCTCGACAACCTGAAAAAAGATGCGACCAGGTTCTTATCCTCAATTTCAAACACTTCCCGTTCTTTCTGGGCGATAAATCACGTTCTATATGGCGATGCTTTTTACTGGCAGACAGACCGCCCTCTGTCCGACCTTCGTTTCAAGGTATTTGCTTTAAGAAAAGGCGATTTCATCCCCTGGTGTAATTACGATAATCCTGAAACCATCCTTTTTCAGTCGGAAGATTGTCCATGGTGGCCCAGCTTTGCGCAATCTCTTCGGGAAATTGATATCAAAACAGCAGATGCA
This genomic interval from Labrenzia sp. VG12 contains the following:
- a CDS encoding helix-turn-helix transcriptional regulator, whose amino-acid sequence is MPHTIPFQLWRHRTTAVQRSPVFPDGCRDVLIVRAPGARAKIVLTELDLRPRVAQLAAGTEITGYRLRPGTTIRPTVLAEIERDCGRAEEMLGNELAARESAGGPGEEILLALVEPGASVESVAADLGVSKRTLQRQVRVLGLPAPDYWRLLARARRAGGLLKSGQSLTEIAYASGYSDQAHLTREIRRWFGQTPSALQARPDLLEQISQPALGNWTGEQISMR